One genomic region from Streptomyces sp. NBC_00457 encodes:
- a CDS encoding FadR/GntR family transcriptional regulator, which yields MRRMSSEPRNSRIQREVVQLILDRKLRVGAPLPTETELMADLGVSRNSVREALKALQALDIVEIRHGFGTYVGQASLTPLIDGLTFRTLARHEGDADALADILQVREVLEEGLIRRVAPLLTDADLDRLESVVDRMEAAGRAGTPFAELDREFHELLYASLGNALVPQLLGAFWTVFRRVAGALGRPNEPAPELTVSRHRDIVTALRAHDVEGAQRAMAVHFQGIEARAAAPAGPTG from the coding sequence ATGCGGCGCATGTCCTCGGAGCCCAGGAACAGCCGGATACAGCGCGAGGTCGTACAGCTGATCCTCGACCGCAAGCTCCGGGTCGGTGCGCCGCTGCCCACCGAGACCGAGCTGATGGCCGACCTCGGCGTCAGCCGCAACTCCGTCCGCGAGGCCCTCAAGGCGCTCCAGGCGCTCGACATCGTGGAGATCCGGCACGGCTTCGGCACGTACGTCGGACAGGCCTCCCTGACGCCTCTGATCGACGGGCTGACCTTCCGCACACTGGCCCGGCACGAGGGCGACGCCGACGCGCTCGCCGACATCCTCCAAGTCCGCGAGGTGCTGGAGGAAGGGCTGATCCGGCGAGTGGCGCCGCTGCTCACCGACGCCGACCTGGACCGCCTCGAGTCCGTGGTGGACCGCATGGAGGCCGCGGGCCGGGCCGGTACGCCCTTCGCCGAACTCGACCGGGAATTCCACGAGTTGCTCTACGCCTCGCTCGGCAACGCCCTCGTGCCGCAGCTGCTCGGCGCCTTCTGGACCGTCTTCCGCCGGGTGGCCGGCGCCCTCGGCCGCCCCAACGAACCCGCACCGGAACTCACCGTCAGCCGCCACCGCGACATCGTCACAGCCCTGCGCGCCCACGACGTCGAGGGCGCGCAGCGCGCGATGGCCGTCCACTTCCAGGGAATCGAGGCGCGGGCGGCGGCGCCGGCGGGGCCCACCGGGTGA
- a CDS encoding alpha/beta hydrolase, whose protein sequence is MKPMTKSLALIAAASGIVFGVVTPLTASATSGPAPKSPKSLKWTKCEGTGLDPRQQCATVEVPMDYAAPDGPTIDVAVSRIPSENPSARRGALLLIPGGPGGTSLNDPSGKGQKLPQKVRDAYDLIGFAPRGLAPSTSVDCGLERRDLALTATRPWPAPDGSITENLVTAKRLSDACARNGGELIRHLSSVNEARDLDRIRAALGERKISAWGVSYGTYVGSIYNELYPHRTDRIVLDSNDNPDPVRVQRAWLAAHEQGVEDAFPEFAKWASAPGNPDRVAATPAEVRSGFLSLAARLDREPIPWPGHNPPVLDGNDLRQAMLNDLDDPDDFQDLAQLIVAARKGTVPPAPPSPPEEVLQNVTAVGAGTICNDADWPESAAAYEADVAKSRAEFPLTAGMPRNAMLCAAWPNEPREAPVRITDRGPSNVLLIQNERDPVTPLSGALKLRAALGKRAVMVVNDATGHDAYLANGTACGDDVVSRFLATGERPRKDTYCD, encoded by the coding sequence CGTCCGCCACGAGCGGGCCCGCGCCAAAGTCGCCGAAGTCGCTGAAGTGGACGAAGTGCGAGGGCACCGGCCTCGATCCACGACAGCAGTGCGCGACGGTCGAGGTGCCGATGGACTACGCCGCCCCGGACGGGCCGACGATCGACGTCGCCGTCTCCCGTATCCCGAGCGAGAACCCGTCCGCCCGCCGGGGCGCCTTACTGCTGATCCCCGGCGGACCCGGCGGCACCAGCCTCAACGACCCGTCGGGCAAGGGCCAAAAGCTGCCGCAGAAGGTGCGCGACGCCTACGACCTGATCGGGTTCGCCCCGCGCGGGCTGGCCCCCTCCACCTCCGTCGACTGCGGCCTCGAACGCCGCGACCTCGCCCTCACGGCGACCCGGCCCTGGCCCGCCCCCGACGGCTCCATCACGGAGAACCTGGTCACCGCGAAGCGCCTGTCGGACGCCTGCGCCCGCAACGGCGGCGAGCTGATCCGGCACCTCAGCTCCGTCAACGAGGCCCGCGACCTCGATCGCATCCGGGCCGCGCTCGGCGAGCGGAAGATCTCCGCGTGGGGTGTCTCGTACGGCACCTATGTCGGCTCGATCTACAACGAGCTGTACCCGCACCGCACCGACCGCATCGTGCTGGACAGCAACGACAATCCCGACCCTGTCAGGGTCCAGCGCGCCTGGCTGGCCGCCCACGAGCAGGGTGTCGAGGACGCGTTCCCGGAGTTCGCCAAGTGGGCTTCCGCGCCTGGCAATCCGGACCGCGTCGCCGCGACCCCGGCCGAGGTGCGGTCCGGCTTCCTGAGCCTGGCCGCCCGCCTCGACCGCGAACCGATCCCCTGGCCCGGCCACAACCCGCCCGTGCTCGACGGCAACGACCTGCGCCAGGCGATGCTGAACGACCTGGACGACCCGGACGACTTCCAGGACCTGGCCCAGCTGATCGTCGCCGCGCGGAAGGGGACCGTGCCGCCCGCGCCGCCGTCCCCGCCGGAGGAGGTGCTACAGAACGTCACCGCGGTCGGCGCCGGGACCATCTGCAACGACGCCGACTGGCCCGAGTCCGCCGCCGCGTACGAGGCCGACGTCGCGAAGAGCCGGGCCGAGTTCCCGCTCACCGCGGGCATGCCCCGCAACGCGATGCTCTGCGCCGCCTGGCCGAACGAGCCGCGCGAGGCGCCGGTACGCATCACCGACCGCGGCCCGTCCAACGTCCTCCTCATACAGAACGAACGCGACCCGGTCACCCCGCTCAGCGGCGCCCTGAAGCTGCGTGCCGCCCTCGGCAAGCGCGCGGTCATGGTCGTCAACGACGCGACGGGCCACGACGCGTACTTGGCCAACGGCACGGCGTGCGGGGACGACGTGGTGTCGAGGTTCCTGGCGACCGGGGAGAGGCCGCGAAAGGACACGTACTGCGACTAG
- a CDS encoding abortive phage infection protein, with product MENTKNGISRARFLAGAVAAGVAGAAMLPATGAQATEATGGRRGLRHRGVVYTVGAGETPGTAFSAARMRRDIRVIRDDLHADTVDVTGDGVERLNTTATEVAEAGLRVWLQPTLGDAPERDILDHIAETGRHAERLRRQGAGVDFSVGCEFWLFVPGIVPGETVLERIENLLNGTVDWEKMQRRLDAFIAKAAAVGRSVFHGRLSYAAAQDDKVDWNLFDIVGIDYYSSHRDRADYVRELKRYLRWGKPLAITEFGTCTFVGAPEAGGMGWNIVDHYKTPPEIKGNPVRSERTQADYLVELLDVFESMGLYAAMVFEFVTADSEHRADDPRYDIDMASYAITKPIKDRPGDPESDWHWERKEAFGAIARRWGCRV from the coding sequence ATGGAGAACACCAAGAACGGGATCAGCAGGGCGCGGTTCCTGGCCGGGGCCGTGGCCGCCGGAGTCGCGGGGGCGGCGATGCTGCCGGCGACCGGTGCACAGGCGACGGAGGCGACGGGGGGCCGCCGCGGGCTGCGGCACCGGGGTGTCGTCTACACCGTCGGCGCGGGGGAGACGCCCGGTACGGCCTTCAGCGCCGCCCGCATGCGCAGGGACATCCGGGTCATCCGCGACGACCTGCACGCCGACACCGTCGACGTCACCGGTGATGGCGTCGAACGCCTCAACACCACCGCCACCGAGGTCGCCGAAGCCGGACTGCGCGTCTGGCTGCAGCCCACCCTCGGCGACGCCCCCGAGCGGGACATCCTCGACCACATCGCGGAGACCGGCCGGCACGCGGAGCGGCTGCGCCGGCAGGGCGCGGGCGTCGACTTCAGCGTGGGCTGCGAGTTCTGGCTGTTCGTGCCGGGGATCGTGCCCGGCGAGACGGTCCTTGAGCGCATTGAGAACCTCCTGAACGGCACGGTCGACTGGGAGAAGATGCAGCGCCGTCTCGACGCTTTCATCGCCAAGGCCGCCGCGGTCGGCCGCTCCGTCTTCCACGGCCGCCTCTCCTACGCCGCCGCGCAGGACGACAAGGTCGACTGGAACCTGTTCGACATCGTCGGCATCGACTACTACTCCTCCCACCGCGACCGCGCCGACTACGTACGGGAGTTGAAGCGCTACCTCCGCTGGGGCAAGCCTCTCGCCATCACCGAGTTCGGGACATGCACGTTCGTCGGCGCCCCCGAGGCGGGCGGTATGGGCTGGAACATCGTCGACCACTACAAGACTCCGCCGGAGATCAAGGGGAATCCGGTTCGGAGTGAGCGTACGCAGGCCGACTATCTGGTCGAGCTGCTGGACGTCTTCGAGTCGATGGGGCTGTATGCCGCCATGGTCTTCGAGTTCGTCACCGCGGACTCCGAGCACCGGGCGGACGATCCTCGCTACGACATCGACATGGCGAGCTACGCCATCACGAAGCCGATCAAGGACCGGCCGGGGGACCCGGAATCGGACTGGCACTGGGAGCGGAAGGAGGCGTTCGGGGCGATTGCGCGCCGCTGGGGGTGCCGGGTGTAG